The proteins below come from a single Mya arenaria isolate MELC-2E11 chromosome 6, ASM2691426v1 genomic window:
- the LOC128237950 gene encoding uncharacterized protein LOC128237950, protein MHTYCGDGKSVVDEVVQTGSIEYHDDISITFTEDKGMQCDTDPLIEENQHLREENERLRKELKMMKWGVNIIKDDDKATRFYSASFYLRPKNAILEWRQYPSEGQAEATKFKFDFD, encoded by the exons ATGCACACATACTGTGGAGATGGCAAGAGTGTTGTTGACGAAGTTGTTCAGACAGGTTCCATTGAATACCATGATGATATTTCCATCACTTTCACAGAAGATAAAG GCATGCAGTGTGACACAGACCCTCTTATAGAGGAAAACCAACATCTGAGGGAGGAGAATGAAAGATTGAGGAAAGAGCTGAAGATGATGAAGTGGGGGGTCAACATAATTAAGGATGATGACAAGGCCACACGATTTTATTCTG CTTCCTTCTACCTAAGGccaaaaaatgcaatattggAATGGCGCCAATACCCCAGTGAAGGACAGGCAGAAGCCACAAAGTTCAAGTTTGACTTTGATTGA